The genomic interval AAGGCAAAAGAAGAGGGAGCAATTAATAGTGTCGGTATGCCTGATTCATGGGCTAACTGGGGAGAAACATGGGGTGAAGTGACGAAAAAATATGAACTGGAACACAATGATACGGATTTGTCCAGTGCGGAAGAGATTTCCAAAATGGAATCTGAAGGAAAGAATGCAACAGCTGATATCGGTGATGTAGGGATTTCGTTTGGGCCAATTGCGGAACAGAAAAAATTAACGATGCCATATAAGACCTCTTATTGGGACGAGGTACCTGATTGGGCAAAGGATGACAACGGAGATTGGGTGGCTGGTTACCAGGGAACGATTGCCTTCCTTACTAATAAAGAATTGGTGGATAATCCGCCAAAATCCTGGGATGACATATTAAAAGGAGATTATAAAGTAACAGTTGGAGATGTTCAGCGTGGTACACAGAACCAGATGGCTGTTCTTGCCGCTGCTATCGCTAACGGCGGTGATGAAACAAATCTCCAACCAGGGATTGCCTATTTTGTTAAGCTCGCTAAGCAAGGCCGACTAAGTTTAACGGATGCCAAGCCGGCTAATATCGAAAAAGGGGAAGTGGAAGTTGCCATTGTTTGGGACTTTAATGCACTTGGTTACGCTGAACAAATCAACCGTAACCAATTTGAAGTGACCATTCCTAGTGAAGGTTCAGTTGTGAGCGGCTACGCAACGATTATTAACAAATATGCAAAGCATCCACATGCTGCGATGGCAACTAGAGAATACATTTTAAGCGATGAAGGACAAATTAACTTGGCTAAAGGATTTGCCCGTCCAATTCGCGATGTAGAACTTCCGAAAGAGGTAGCTGAAAAAATGGTTCCAGAAGAACAGTATAAAAATGCAAAACCAATTGAAGATTACAAAGCTTGGGAAGAAACGTCTAAAACGTTACCACAGCTTTGGCAAGAAGAGGTGTTAGTCCATGTCAAATAAAGTGATAACGATTGTTGTTGATGGTATGAGATATGATAAAGCGTGTGAGGCGCTCGGATTTATTCAACATCTAGTTGAAACAAATCAGGCAGCACTTTATAAAGTAAAGTCGGAACTTCCGAGTCTTTCCCGTCCCTTATATGAAGTATTACTGACAGGTACACCAGCATCAGTAAACGGAATTACGTCCAATCAAACCGTTCGTCTATCTACTGAGAAGAGTCTCTTTCATCTTACGAAAGAAAACGGTTTAAGAAACGGAACAGTATCCTATTACTGGATAAGCGAACTTTATAATCGCGCGCCGTTTCATTTTATTGAAGATCGTGAGCAGGAGGATACGTCTAAGCCTATTCAATATGGAAAATTTTATTGGGACGATGACTATCCAGACAGTCATGTGTTAATGGATGCAGAAGTTTTGCGTAGGAAGCATGACCCGCACTTTTTATATATCCATCCGCTCGGTGTAGATGTAAAAGGAGAAGCTTTTGGTTCTGAATCGAAAGAATATCGTGAGCAAATCTTAAAAATGGGAAGCTTGTTGGCACAACTTTTACCAATTTGGATTGCAGAAGGTTACCACATTTTAATTACATCTGATCATGGTATGAGTGAATATGGCAATCATGGCGGCATAACTGATGGTGAGCGTGACGTACCACTCTTTATTATTAGTCCAAAAGTTGAGCCTGGCATTTACAGTGAGACGGTTCCGCAATTAGCTCTTGCTCCACTCGTTTGTGAACTTTTAAATATTAAGCCGTCCGATAAAATGATTTCATATCAATTGCCAGGTTTGAAAAGAAAAATCACTCTTTAAAAGAGATGCTTCTACAACATTAAAATGAAGATTGACTGGAATTGGTTTAACGAACTGTTAAACCAATTCCCAAATTGTTAATGAATATCGAGGAGCGAGACGTCTTGAGAAAAATAAAAAAACAAAAAGTTTACTTATTAGCTCTTTTATTGCCTTTTATTCTGTTTGTAATCGGATTTGAAATAGGGCCATTAGTAGCAATGATTAAGAATAGTTTTTATGCAGACGATGGAATCCGAGTTACGATTGATCAATATATAACTATATTTAAAAGTAAATTTTATTTACAAGCTATTCAAAATAGTCTTATTATTTCTTTGTTTTCTGCTGTAACTTCTGTCATTATAGCAGTCATCGCCGCCTATTCAATTACAAAGTTCTCACAAAAAATACAAAATCGCCTGCTGATGATTACCAATATGACGTCGAACTTTGAAGGGATTCCCCTTTCATTTTCCTATATTATTTTGCTAGGAAACAATGGGTTGTTTACGTTGCTTTTTGCCAAGATTGGTTGGAATGTGTTTGAGGATTTTAATTTATATTCTTGGACAGGCCTCATTCTTGTTTATATTTATTTTCAAATTCCGCTCGCGGTTATGCTTATCTACCCGTCTTATCAAGGAATCAAGCAACAATGGAAAGAAGCCTCTTCATTATTAGGGGGATCAACACTATCATTTTGGCTTCATATTGGAATTCCAGTTCTTTTACCTAGCATTGTAGGTACATTCAGCATTTTGTTTGCTAATGCGATGGGGGCTTACGCTACAGCTTATGCATTGGTTGGAAGCAATTATAACTTATTGTCACTGCAAATTGCTTCTCTGGTTGCCAGTGATGTTGCATTAAAGCCTCAACTAGGCAGTGCGATGGGCGTGATTCTGGCAGCAACTATGATAGGGGCGATGTGGTTCAATGAACGGATGATGCGTCGCATTAGGAGGGATTTACGATGAAATCTTCATTGACTTTTCACAAAGTGATTATTGGTTTGCTAGTTATATATTTGTTAATTCCGCTTGTAGGGACATTTTTATTCTCGATTGCCGGTAAATGGGATCATACCATTTTACCTGAGAGTTATACGATGAGATGGTATATTGAACTATTTCAGGATGAGCGGTTTTACGATGCTTTTCAACGAACCCTGTTTTTAATTTTTATGTCTGTAGGCCTCAGTGTAGTTATTATGCTTCCGACTATTTTTATCATCACAGTATATTTTAGTAAATGGGAAGGAATGCTTCAAGCAGCGGCTATGCTTCCTTATGGAATTCCTCCTATTGTGGGGGCTGTTGGATTAATCAAGGTATATTCGGATG from Peribacillus asahii carries:
- a CDS encoding ABC transporter permease, with protein sequence MIKNSFYADDGIRVTIDQYITIFKSKFYLQAIQNSLIISLFSAVTSVIIAVIAAYSITKFSQKIQNRLLMITNMTSNFEGIPLSFSYIILLGNNGLFTLLFAKIGWNVFEDFNLYSWTGLILVYIYFQIPLAVMLIYPSYQGIKQQWKEASSLLGGSTLSFWLHIGIPVLLPSIVGTFSILFANAMGAYATAYALVGSNYNLLSLQIASLVASDVALKPQLGSAMGVILAATMIGAMWFNERMMRRIRRDLR
- a CDS encoding alkaline phosphatase family protein, whose product is MSNKVITIVVDGMRYDKACEALGFIQHLVETNQAALYKVKSELPSLSRPLYEVLLTGTPASVNGITSNQTVRLSTEKSLFHLTKENGLRNGTVSYYWISELYNRAPFHFIEDREQEDTSKPIQYGKFYWDDDYPDSHVLMDAEVLRRKHDPHFLYIHPLGVDVKGEAFGSESKEYREQILKMGSLLAQLLPIWIAEGYHILITSDHGMSEYGNHGGITDGERDVPLFIISPKVEPGIYSETVPQLALAPLVCELLNIKPSDKMISYQLPGLKRKITL
- a CDS encoding ABC transporter substrate-binding protein, translating into MNLIFKKKVYKSIQAAVLGMSVVGLAACGDTKESATPVVSDPNSLTLKEIQTKAKEEGAINSVGMPDSWANWGETWGEVTKKYELEHNDTDLSSAEEISKMESEGKNATADIGDVGISFGPIAEQKKLTMPYKTSYWDEVPDWAKDDNGDWVAGYQGTIAFLTNKELVDNPPKSWDDILKGDYKVTVGDVQRGTQNQMAVLAAAIANGGDETNLQPGIAYFVKLAKQGRLSLTDAKPANIEKGEVEVAIVWDFNALGYAEQINRNQFEVTIPSEGSVVSGYATIINKYAKHPHAAMATREYILSDEGQINLAKGFARPIRDVELPKEVAEKMVPEEQYKNAKPIEDYKAWEETSKTLPQLWQEEVLVHVK